The following proteins come from a genomic window of Lolium rigidum isolate FL_2022 chromosome 5, APGP_CSIRO_Lrig_0.1, whole genome shotgun sequence:
- the LOC124651052 gene encoding pollen allergen Lol p 2-A has translation MASSSRMLAVAALAALFIGAMCAAPVEFTVEKGSDEKNLALSIKYNKEGDSMAEVELKEHGSNEWLALKKNGDGVWEIKSDKPLKGPFNFRFVSEKGMRNVFDDVVPADFKVGTTYKPEE, from the coding sequence ATGGCTTCCTCAAGCAGGATGCTCGCTGTGGCCGCGCTGGCGGCGTTGTTCATCGGCGCGATGTGCGCTGCCCCCGTGGAGTTCACGGTGGAGAAGGGCTCTGACGAGAAGAACCTCGCGCTGTCGATCAAGTACAACAAGGAGGGCGACTCGATGGCGGAGGTGGAGCTCAAGGAGCACGGCTCAAACGAGTGGCTGGCCCTGAAGAAGAACGGTGACGGCGTGTGGGAGATCAAGAGCGACAAGCCGCTCAAGGGGCCATTCAACTTCCGCTTCGTGTCCGAGAAAGGGATGAGGAATGTGTTCGACGATGTCGTGCCCGCGGACTTCAAGGTCGGCACCACCTACAAGCCCGAGGAGTAG